The Alteriqipengyuania halimionae genome contains a region encoding:
- a CDS encoding sugar MFS transporter gives MALAPDVASSTDPQPIDEDGAGINAPGLQYFVFGLFFIFGGITSLNDVIIPKLKELFTLNYTQAMLVQFCFFTAYLLIGIPGAKLVKKIGYMRGAVAGLCLMILGCLLFIPASQTATYALFLGALFILASGVVIVQVVANPLISLLGPQKTAHSRLTFAQAFNSLGTTIFPIVGAAVILGSLANVSADQLSGAELAAYRTAESEAIWQGYLGVAVLIALVALAVWLFRNRLPHDAQSMGDNALVSSKRYNLGLALVIAGAVIASFVSGWLGLLFILAAPVIWLHDNDLLKRTRFGYGALCIFLYVGAEVSIGSIIINYLLQSEVMAQGGPFTAWLNGTITYIFNDLLGFDVVLAPNAVEWMIGLYWGGAMLGRFIGSGLLRVFSPGKILAFNALGAITLIAISANTTGEVAGYTLLACGLMNSIMFPTIFSLACEKLGPRAADGSGIINVAIFGGAVVPLLFGVIADTSGSLAVALTLPAICYAIIAGFGYYARRPA, from the coding sequence ATGGCACTGGCACCCGACGTAGCAAGCAGCACCGATCCGCAGCCGATCGACGAGGATGGCGCGGGCATCAACGCCCCCGGCCTGCAATATTTCGTCTTCGGCCTGTTCTTCATCTTCGGCGGGATCACCTCGCTGAACGACGTGATCATCCCGAAGCTGAAAGAGCTGTTCACGCTCAACTACACCCAGGCCATGCTGGTGCAGTTCTGCTTCTTCACCGCCTATCTGCTGATCGGCATTCCCGGCGCGAAGCTGGTCAAGAAGATCGGCTATATGCGCGGCGCGGTGGCCGGGCTTTGCCTGATGATCCTGGGCTGCCTGCTGTTCATTCCGGCTTCGCAGACCGCGACCTACGCGCTGTTCCTCGGCGCGCTGTTCATCCTCGCCAGCGGCGTGGTGATCGTGCAGGTCGTGGCCAACCCGCTGATCTCGCTGCTCGGTCCGCAAAAGACCGCGCATAGCCGCCTGACGTTCGCGCAGGCGTTCAACTCTCTCGGCACCACCATTTTCCCGATCGTCGGTGCCGCTGTGATCCTCGGCAGCCTAGCCAATGTCAGCGCCGACCAGCTGTCGGGCGCCGAACTGGCAGCCTATCGCACCGCGGAAAGCGAAGCGATCTGGCAGGGCTATCTCGGCGTGGCCGTCCTGATCGCACTGGTCGCACTGGCCGTCTGGCTGTTCCGCAACCGTTTGCCGCATGACGCTCAAAGCATGGGCGATAATGCACTGGTTTCATCAAAACGATACAATCTTGGTCTCGCGCTCGTCATTGCTGGCGCCGTGATTGCCTCTTTTGTGAGCGGATGGCTCGGCCTGCTGTTCATTCTCGCGGCGCCGGTCATATGGTTGCACGACAATGATCTCCTCAAGCGGACGCGCTTTGGATACGGAGCGCTTTGCATTTTTCTCTATGTCGGCGCCGAGGTGTCGATCGGTTCGATCATCATCAATTACCTCCTTCAGTCGGAAGTGATGGCCCAAGGCGGACCTTTCACCGCATGGCTCAACGGAACGATCACTTATATTTTCAATGACCTTTTGGGCTTCGACGTCGTCCTCGCCCCGAACGCAGTGGAATGGATGATCGGGCTCTACTGGGGCGGCGCAATGCTCGGCCGGTTCATCGGTTCGGGTCTTCTGCGCGTCTTCTCGCCGGGCAAGATCCTCGCCTTCAACGCGCTGGGAGCCATCACGCTGATCGCGATCTCGGCCAACACCACCGGCGAAGTCGCGGGCTACACGCTGCTCGCCTGTGGCTTGATGAACTCGATCATGTTCCCGACAATCTTCTCGCTGGCCTGCGAAAAGCTGGGCCCGCGCGCGGCGGACGGATCGGGCATCATCAACGTGGCGATTTTCGGCGGCGCGGTCGTGCCGCTGCTGTTCGGCGTGATCGCCGATACCAGCGGCAGCCTGGCCGTGGCGCTCACCCTGCCCGCGATCTGCTATGCCATCATTGCCGGTTTCGGATATTACGCACGTCGGCCTGCCTGA
- the zwf gene encoding glucose-6-phosphate dehydrogenase yields MTAPGETSAKLLLFGATGDLSRRMLLPSLYALHADGLVPDALQIIGTARSEMSDEEFRQMARDALEEYLPDDRKDADALASFPDRLSYQALDASTIEGFDVLAEKVGDTSGGLSIFLSTAPFLFEPTIKGLKSAGLAGDNVRIGLEKPLGNDLASSREINDAVAAVFPEDRIFRIDHYLGKETVQNLMALRFANMLFEPVWNAAHIEHVQITISETVGLEGRAGFYDDTGALRDMVQNHMLQLLALTAMEPPSDFDSTAIRDEKVKVLRALRPLQPDQSVRGQYGDGAVGGQSVGSYAQDLEDSSKTETFVALKAHVDNWRWQGVPFYLRTGKRLTERRSEIVVQFRCVPHNIFAQRGGQLQANTLVIRLQPEEYVRLLVMAKEPGLDGEKVTLREVPLDLSLSQAFAGKRRRIAYERLLLDLIEGDQTLFVRRDEVEAQWQWIDAIRAGWAESGEAPKSYPAGSWGPSAAIALTERDGVSWNE; encoded by the coding sequence ATGACCGCCCCAGGCGAGACGTCCGCAAAATTGCTGCTGTTCGGCGCGACGGGTGACCTGTCGCGCCGGATGCTGCTTCCCTCCCTCTATGCCCTGCATGCCGACGGGCTGGTGCCCGACGCGTTGCAGATCATCGGCACCGCCCGCAGCGAGATGTCGGACGAGGAATTCCGCCAGATGGCGCGCGATGCGCTGGAGGAATACCTGCCCGACGACCGCAAGGATGCCGATGCGCTGGCAAGCTTTCCCGACCGGCTGAGCTACCAGGCGCTCGACGCCTCGACGATCGAGGGCTTCGACGTGCTGGCCGAAAAGGTCGGCGATACGTCGGGCGGGTTGTCGATTTTCCTCTCGACCGCGCCGTTCCTGTTCGAACCGACGATCAAAGGGCTGAAATCGGCCGGGCTGGCGGGCGACAATGTCCGCATCGGGCTCGAAAAGCCGCTCGGCAACGATCTCGCCTCGAGCCGCGAGATTAACGATGCGGTCGCCGCCGTCTTCCCCGAAGACCGTATTTTCCGCATCGACCACTATCTCGGCAAGGAGACGGTGCAGAACCTGATGGCGCTGCGCTTTGCCAACATGCTGTTCGAGCCGGTGTGGAATGCCGCCCATATCGAACACGTCCAGATCACGATCAGCGAGACCGTGGGGCTGGAAGGGCGGGCCGGTTTCTACGACGATACCGGTGCGCTGCGCGACATGGTGCAGAACCATATGCTGCAATTGCTCGCGCTGACCGCGATGGAGCCGCCCAGCGATTTCGACAGCACCGCGATCCGCGACGAAAAGGTCAAGGTGCTGCGCGCGCTGCGGCCCTTGCAGCCGGACCAGAGCGTGCGCGGCCAGTACGGCGATGGCGCGGTCGGCGGACAGTCGGTCGGCAGCTATGCGCAGGATCTCGAGGACAGCTCGAAGACCGAAACCTTCGTCGCGCTCAAGGCCCATGTCGACAATTGGCGCTGGCAGGGCGTGCCGTTCTACCTGCGCACCGGAAAGCGGCTGACCGAACGGCGCAGCGAGATCGTGGTCCAGTTCCGCTGCGTGCCGCACAATATCTTCGCCCAGCGCGGCGGACAGTTGCAGGCCAACACGCTGGTCATCCGCCTCCAGCCGGAAGAATATGTCCGCCTGCTCGTGATGGCCAAGGAGCCGGGACTCGACGGCGAAAAGGTAACCTTGCGCGAAGTCCCGCTCGACCTTTCCCTGAGCCAGGCCTTCGCCGGCAAACGCCGCCGCATCGCCTATGAACGCCTTCTGCTCGACCTCATCGAAGGCGACCAGACGCTGTTCGTCCGCCGCGACGAGGTCGAGGCGCAGTGGCAATGGATCGATGCGATCCGCGCCGGTTGGGCCGAAAGCGGCGAAGCCCCCAAATCCTACCCGGCAGGCAGCTGGGGGCCGAGCGCAGCCATCGCCCTGACCGAACGCGACGGGGTGAGCTGGAATGAGTGA
- a CDS encoding 6-phosphogluconolactonase has protein sequence MSEIERRRFHEKDELNEALAAEIRAAIATGIDQRGHALLALSGGSSPFPIYRSLAEEDLGWADVTIIPVDERLVPESDKLSNTAKLRDVFEPAGARVIGLFPDPEEDPLPPPALEVVDLPADLLWLGMGGDGHFASVFPGPDYDTAFATEDDTLFVNPYPLPPEAPVGRVTISPHAIARSRRLILVISGRDKLAVFDRALAEGVASPYPMGRFLEETQPNLTVYEGL, from the coding sequence ATGAGTGAGATCGAACGCCGCCGCTTCCACGAAAAGGACGAGCTGAACGAGGCGCTAGCCGCAGAAATCCGCGCCGCGATCGCCACCGGCATCGATCAGCGCGGCCATGCCCTGCTCGCGCTGAGTGGCGGGAGCAGCCCGTTCCCGATCTATCGCAGCCTCGCCGAGGAGGATCTCGGCTGGGCCGACGTCACGATCATCCCGGTCGACGAGCGGCTGGTGCCGGAAAGCGACAAGCTTTCCAACACCGCAAAATTGCGCGACGTGTTCGAACCGGCGGGCGCGCGCGTGATCGGCCTGTTTCCCGATCCCGAAGAAGACCCGCTGCCCCCGCCCGCGCTCGAAGTGGTCGATCTGCCGGCAGACCTGCTGTGGCTCGGCATGGGCGGCGACGGGCATTTCGCGAGCGTCTTTCCCGGCCCCGATTACGATACCGCCTTCGCGACCGAAGACGACACGCTGTTCGTCAATCCCTATCCGCTGCCGCCCGAAGCGCCGGTTGGAAGGGTGACCATTTCGCCGCACGCGATCGCCCGTTCGCGCCGCCTGATCCTCGTGATCTCGGGCCGCGACAAGCTCGCGGTGTTCGACCGCGCGCTCGCCGAAGGTGTCGCTTCGCCCTACCCCATGGGTCGTTTCCTCGAGGAGACGCAGCCCAATCTGACCGTTTACGAGGGCCTTTGA